One Sediminicola sp. YIK13 DNA segment encodes these proteins:
- a CDS encoding M23 family metallopeptidase, protein MAKKGEKRKEIKKKLLHKYRLVILNENTFEEKISFKLSRLNVFVTGSLLIFALIAFTTVLIAFTPLREYIPGYSSTKLKRQATELTYKTDSLVTVLNYTNKYLDNIRMVLNGDIANNQVNRDSLFEQFKLDPSSIDLTPIREDSLLREQVAMEDKYSLFERDIKDVNLVLFPPVGGTITQEYNPQKKHYAVDVVAVTNTPVKAVADGMVIFSEWTAETGYVIILEHKDGLLSVYKHNGSLNKHQGEMVRAGEVIASVGNTGELTTGPHLHFELWNNGGPVNPLDYIDFK, encoded by the coding sequence ATGGCCAAGAAAGGAGAAAAAAGGAAAGAAATCAAAAAGAAGCTTTTGCATAAGTATCGCTTGGTGATACTTAACGAAAATACTTTTGAAGAGAAGATTTCCTTTAAATTAAGCCGGTTGAATGTTTTTGTTACGGGTTCTCTTTTGATTTTTGCCCTGATTGCCTTTACAACCGTACTTATCGCCTTTACACCCTTGAGGGAATATATCCCAGGATATTCTTCAACAAAACTTAAAAGGCAAGCCACTGAACTGACCTATAAAACGGATTCTCTGGTGACCGTTTTAAATTATACCAATAAGTATCTTGATAATATCAGAATGGTACTGAATGGTGATATCGCCAATAATCAGGTCAATAGGGATTCATTGTTCGAGCAGTTCAAACTGGATCCGTCTTCTATAGACCTTACGCCAATCAGGGAAGATTCCTTACTGCGGGAACAGGTGGCCATGGAGGACAAGTACAGTTTGTTTGAAAGGGATATCAAAGATGTCAACTTGGTTCTATTTCCTCCAGTAGGGGGAACCATTACACAAGAATATAACCCTCAAAAGAAACACTACGCCGTGGATGTTGTTGCAGTAACCAATACTCCGGTAAAGGCAGTGGCAGACGGAATGGTGATTTTTTCGGAGTGGACGGCTGAAACAGGTTATGTGATTATTCTGGAACATAAGGACGGATTACTGTCGGTTTACAAACACAATGGTTCTCTAAATAAGCACCAAGGGGAAATGGTTAGGGCCGGAGAGGTCATTGCTTCTGTTGGGAATACAGGAGAACTGACCACTGGGCCGCATCTACATTTTGAACTTTGGAACAATGGTGGTCCGGTAAACCCGTTGGATTACATCGATTTTAAATAA
- a CDS encoding twin-arginine translocase TatA/TatE family subunit: protein MISSNIFLAVGPWQIVIVVLVILLLFGGKKIPELMRGLGSGIKEFKDASKEDDTPSDKIEEKK, encoded by the coding sequence ATGATATCATCAAACATTTTTTTAGCAGTTGGCCCTTGGCAAATAGTTATCGTGGTTTTGGTCATTCTCTTATTGTTCGGCGGAAAGAAAATTCCAGAATTAATGCGTGGACTTGGGAGCGGAATTAAAGAATTTAAAGACGCTTCGAAAGAAGATGATACTCCTAGCGACAAAATTGAAGAAAAAAAATAA
- a CDS encoding OmpA family protein: MKNLLTTYIFLLAMLCSAQGIEKHYMASNGDYASVTHNTKRRNIYSTIPSKRVSGEAFKRTATKNNIKSRTFYNLKGADEGYYIVSGVFSDLSNARKLVQKLKSKGFKAGFINNPSNGLNYVYLAQYDSLDKAINSCNSQLNGSYTEPFWLMNVDNGGKANKIDPKDKSVSPLPSDTDDSKTSIPPQETNSDQELSIDEVTYDMLNAVKEESDDKTRNRRPLRRAISYSKEKDSPNGSRLIQKADEYFNKMWYAEAAELYEEALKKDSKNYSFDILQKAGDAYYYNTDMPKAYYWYNILFERYEKDLSPDQLFKYAHTLKGTGKYGRSKRLMRLYDQEMKKGKSGNSKLGLNAEKKEAVLDNILSKGQDFGIKNLAINTKYSEFSPMFHNGDEIVFASAKDSSFLKTRRYKWNNQPYLDLYVSKINLESQDLKSALKFSKKINTKYHEASVTFSPDNLTMYFTRNNYGRKLKRDQNGINNLKIYRSVKVNGEWTEASEVPFNSDDYSTGHPALSPDGKKLYFVSDMPGSIGETDIFVVDVLEGGQFSAPKNLGPGINTEQKEMFPFINDKKLYFASNGHVGLGGLDVYEVAYDEDGFQEVKNMGQPINSNKDDFSYIVNEENQKGYFASNRKGGKGDDDIYSFKRLLVEEVAPNQNAIAGVVTELVTGEVMPQSLITLLDENNIKLKEVVTGDDGSFIFEDLEGNTKYTLKVTQDSYFDQEIPVTTKDNELVNMDISIKKLKDLIAIENGIRKLKTDIIYFDFDKFNIRTDASLELDKVVNVMKEYPDMVIKIESHTDSRGNDVYNKYLSDRRAKSTRDYIISKGINAARIESATGYGEEQLINECKNGVRCSGTKHELNRRSEIIIVNM; this comes from the coding sequence ATGAAAAACCTTCTTACCACCTATATATTCCTTCTCGCTATGTTATGCAGCGCCCAGGGTATAGAGAAGCATTATATGGCTAGTAATGGCGATTATGCCTCAGTTACGCACAATACCAAAAGACGAAACATCTATTCAACGATACCTAGCAAGAGAGTTTCTGGGGAAGCATTTAAAAGAACGGCCACTAAAAATAATATCAAGAGTAGAACTTTCTATAACCTAAAAGGTGCAGATGAAGGGTATTATATCGTTTCTGGTGTGTTTTCCGATTTGAGCAATGCTAGAAAATTAGTGCAAAAACTAAAAAGCAAAGGTTTTAAAGCCGGATTTATCAATAATCCCAGCAATGGCCTAAATTATGTGTACTTGGCACAATACGATTCTTTGGACAAAGCAATTAATTCTTGCAATTCCCAATTGAATGGCTCCTATACCGAACCTTTCTGGTTAATGAACGTGGACAATGGAGGGAAAGCCAATAAAATTGATCCGAAGGACAAATCAGTTTCTCCATTACCATCAGATACAGATGATTCTAAGACTAGCATTCCCCCACAAGAGACCAATAGTGATCAGGAACTTTCCATAGACGAAGTTACCTATGATATGCTCAATGCAGTTAAAGAGGAAAGCGATGATAAGACAAGAAATAGGCGACCATTAAGACGAGCAATTTCCTATTCCAAAGAAAAAGATAGCCCAAATGGCAGTAGACTTATCCAAAAAGCAGATGAGTATTTCAACAAAATGTGGTATGCCGAAGCTGCGGAACTATATGAGGAAGCCTTAAAAAAGGACAGTAAAAATTATTCCTTTGATATCCTTCAAAAAGCAGGGGATGCCTATTATTACAATACAGATATGCCCAAAGCCTATTATTGGTACAATATCTTATTTGAGCGCTATGAGAAGGATTTATCTCCAGACCAACTTTTCAAATATGCACATACATTAAAAGGTACCGGCAAGTACGGTAGATCAAAGCGTTTGATGCGACTTTATGACCAGGAAATGAAAAAAGGCAAGTCAGGTAATTCCAAATTGGGCCTAAATGCAGAAAAGAAAGAAGCTGTCTTAGATAATATTTTGAGCAAAGGACAAGACTTTGGGATTAAGAACTTGGCCATTAACACTAAGTATTCTGAATTTTCACCCATGTTCCATAATGGAGATGAGATAGTCTTTGCATCTGCAAAAGATTCTTCGTTTTTAAAAACCAGACGGTATAAATGGAACAACCAACCTTATTTGGATCTCTACGTTTCCAAGATTAATTTGGAATCACAGGATTTAAAAAGCGCCCTTAAATTTTCCAAAAAAATCAATACCAAGTATCATGAAGCATCGGTTACGTTTTCGCCCGACAATCTTACCATGTATTTTACCAGGAACAATTATGGGAGAAAGTTGAAAAGGGATCAAAACGGAATTAACAATCTTAAAATATACCGATCAGTTAAGGTTAATGGCGAATGGACTGAAGCTTCTGAAGTACCCTTTAACAGTGATGATTATTCTACTGGCCATCCAGCCTTGAGCCCGGATGGGAAAAAACTATACTTTGTGTCCGATATGCCAGGTAGTATAGGTGAGACAGACATTTTTGTGGTGGATGTTTTGGAAGGTGGACAGTTTTCCGCCCCTAAAAATCTTGGGCCAGGTATAAACACGGAACAAAAGGAGATGTTTCCTTTTATCAATGACAAAAAATTATACTTCGCATCAAACGGACACGTAGGCCTAGGTGGATTGGATGTTTACGAAGTTGCTTATGATGAGGATGGATTCCAGGAAGTTAAAAATATGGGGCAGCCCATTAACAGTAATAAGGACGACTTTTCCTATATAGTGAATGAAGAAAATCAAAAAGGATATTTTGCCTCCAACAGAAAAGGTGGTAAGGGAGATGATGATATATATTCCTTTAAGCGCTTGCTTGTGGAAGAGGTAGCGCCCAACCAAAATGCAATAGCCGGGGTGGTCACAGAACTGGTTACTGGTGAGGTTATGCCACAAAGTTTGATTACGCTCTTGGATGAAAACAATATTAAGTTAAAAGAGGTAGTCACAGGAGATGACGGAAGCTTTATTTTTGAAGATTTGGAGGGCAATACCAAATACACCCTAAAAGTTACCCAAGACTCTTATTTTGATCAAGAGATACCTGTAACTACCAAAGATAATGAGTTGGTAAACATGGATATTTCCATTAAAAAACTAAAAGACCTAATCGCTATAGAGAACGGTATAAGGAAGCTTAAAACCGATATTATCTATTTTGACTTTGATAAGTTCAATATCAGGACCGATGCAAGTTTAGAATTGGACAAAGTGGTCAATGTTATGAAGGAGTATCCGGATATGGTCATTAAGATTGAATCCCATACCGATTCTAGAGGTAATGATGTTTATAATAAGTACCTGTCCGATAGAAGAGCCAAGTCCACCAGGGATTATATTATTTCAAAGGGTATTAATGCTGCACGAATAGAAAGTGCTACCGGATACGGGGAAGAACAACTGATCAACGAATGTAAAAATGGAGTTCGTTGTTCTGGAACTAAGCACGAATTGAACAGACGCTCTGAAATCATTATAGTGAATATGTAA
- a CDS encoding DUF6747 family protein has protein sequence MTKLLLIKEIYLEGFRNLGHFIIKNYLKVFSWVCFSLILVAMYALVFRMSTGFVWD, from the coding sequence ATGACAAAACTATTACTTATCAAAGAAATTTATTTAGAAGGCTTTAGAAACCTAGGGCATTTCATCATCAAGAACTACCTAAAGGTATTTTCTTGGGTGTGTTTTTCCTTAATTCTCGTTGCCATGTATGCATTGGTATTTAGAATGTCTACAGGATTTGTGTGGGATTAG
- a CDS encoding DUF6747 family protein produces MSKLLLVKEIYLEAFKNLGHLIITNYFKALSWFCFGLFAVVVYAFVFRLITGFAFD; encoded by the coding sequence ATGAGCAAACTACTACTTGTTAAAGAAATATACCTAGAAGCTTTTAAAAACCTAGGACATTTAATTATCACTAACTATTTTAAGGCACTCTCATGGTTTTGCTTTGGGTTGTTTGCCGTAGTGGTTTATGCCTTTGTTTTTAGATTGATCACAGGCTTTGCATTTGATTAA
- a CDS encoding DUF4837 family protein, which yields MKKLGTVLLILLITVTSCKDQKKIEYKPESIGAINSVAVVMDNELWKGPVGDKVREYFAAPVLGLSWEEPLFTINHMGANVFTGTIRNTRSVLFVDKDSLDLGHIKTDMYAKPQKIAVIKGRTDEEIIKNLEENAAKIIEAFKSVEITEAQKRFLRSLNKEKVLEDKFGITLSMPSVYKVGKQEDNFVWIDRQIPKGVMNVIVYSMPGDSFQNDSTFIKDIVAMRDSIGQKYIPGPDVPDKVTYMMTEKAFSPYVFPAEIAGKKAVEVKGIWEINGYPMAGPFLTYIINDEANDRKLVIEGFTFAPSTEKRDYMFELEAILKSIKFKKPKK from the coding sequence ATGAAAAAATTAGGCACGGTTCTTCTCATTCTTTTAATTACAGTTACTTCCTGTAAGGACCAAAAGAAAATAGAGTACAAACCAGAATCTATTGGGGCCATAAATTCTGTGGCTGTGGTCATGGACAATGAGCTTTGGAAGGGACCGGTAGGAGACAAGGTCAGAGAATACTTTGCTGCACCTGTTTTGGGACTTTCATGGGAAGAGCCTTTGTTCACCATTAACCACATGGGTGCCAACGTTTTTACCGGGACTATTAGAAATACCAGATCCGTATTGTTCGTTGATAAAGATTCACTTGATTTAGGGCATATCAAAACGGATATGTACGCAAAACCACAAAAAATTGCTGTCATAAAGGGAAGGACAGATGAAGAAATTATTAAAAATTTAGAGGAGAACGCCGCAAAAATAATTGAGGCTTTTAAGTCGGTAGAAATCACAGAAGCCCAAAAGAGATTCCTGAGATCCTTGAATAAGGAAAAAGTCCTTGAGGATAAATTTGGAATAACCCTTTCCATGCCATCTGTCTATAAGGTAGGGAAGCAAGAGGATAATTTTGTTTGGATAGACCGTCAGATTCCAAAAGGAGTCATGAATGTTATTGTATATTCAATGCCAGGCGATAGTTTTCAGAACGACTCAACCTTTATCAAAGATATTGTTGCGATGCGTGATTCTATAGGTCAAAAATATATCCCAGGTCCGGATGTTCCTGATAAGGTGACCTATATGATGACGGAAAAGGCTTTTTCGCCTTATGTGTTTCCAGCTGAAATTGCGGGAAAAAAGGCCGTTGAGGTAAAAGGCATTTGGGAGATCAACGGTTATCCAATGGCAGGGCCATTCTTGACTTATATAATCAATGATGAGGCCAACGACAGAAAACTGGTCATAGAAGGCTTTACGTTTGCCCCATCTACGGAAAAAAGGGATTATATGTTTGAACTGGAAGCTATATTGAAATCAATAAAATTTAAGAAGCCCAAGAAATAG
- a CDS encoding lytic transglycosylase domain-containing protein translates to MMKLKQLGLVLCCLFVVSAMAQQKEGTRKKQRKNKVVVEVPLDTLAMDMEGVEQMELMESPGQLEDSPAILVKVKNTYNLSDRSDVLKYDKLWLKELHENQSYFDSIHKTVTNLEVDSIYNYDLDTETLKARLKILDQKTPFNIAYNPSLENVIKTFLTRKRGLMQRMLKVSQFYFPMFEQELDNYNVPLELKYLAIIESALNPRARSRVGATGLWQFMYSTGKMYDLDVSSYVDERSDPIASTKAAAKYLSRLHGIFNDWDLALAAYNSGPGNVNKAIRRSGGYTNYWNIRRNLPRETAGYVPAFLAAMYIFEYAEEHGFQREKIERPLFDTDTVHVKNLITFNQISELVDVSVEELQILNPSYKLDIIPYVEGKNYVLRLPREAMGKFVTNESAIYAHVKSELETEEKPLPELIKAQDKIVYRVRSGDYLGRIAERHGVGVSQIKQWNGLRGNTLRIGQRLTIYAKNPVASSTSRTSSSSSNSSTKAAIASGTKVHTVKSGDSLWTISKKYPGITIENLREWNGIRGNDIKIGAKIKLCNC, encoded by the coding sequence ATGATGAAATTAAAACAATTAGGACTTGTACTTTGTTGTCTTTTTGTAGTGTCCGCTATGGCACAACAAAAGGAAGGTACGCGCAAAAAACAGCGAAAGAATAAGGTTGTTGTGGAAGTCCCCTTAGATACCCTGGCCATGGATATGGAAGGGGTGGAACAAATGGAACTTATGGAGTCTCCCGGACAATTGGAAGATTCCCCTGCCATTTTGGTAAAAGTTAAGAACACGTATAATTTGTCTGATCGTTCGGACGTTTTAAAGTATGATAAATTGTGGTTGAAGGAACTACATGAAAACCAAAGCTATTTTGATTCCATTCATAAGACAGTGACCAATCTGGAAGTGGACTCCATTTACAATTACGATCTGGATACGGAGACACTAAAGGCCAGATTAAAAATATTAGATCAAAAGACTCCTTTCAATATCGCATATAACCCATCGCTTGAAAATGTTATCAAGACATTTTTGACCAGAAAAAGGGGGTTGATGCAACGTATGCTCAAGGTAAGTCAGTTTTACTTTCCCATGTTCGAACAGGAACTGGATAACTACAATGTCCCGTTAGAATTGAAGTATTTGGCTATTATTGAGTCGGCTTTAAATCCAAGGGCAAGATCCCGGGTGGGAGCTACTGGTTTGTGGCAATTTATGTACAGCACAGGAAAGATGTATGACTTGGATGTGAGCAGTTATGTGGATGAACGTAGTGATCCCATTGCCTCAACTAAAGCGGCAGCAAAATATCTATCTAGACTTCATGGTATTTTTAATGATTGGGACTTGGCCTTGGCTGCCTATAATTCGGGCCCGGGGAATGTCAATAAGGCCATCAGAAGGTCTGGGGGGTACACCAATTATTGGAATATCAGAAGAAACCTTCCTAGGGAGACCGCAGGATATGTCCCAGCATTTTTAGCGGCAATGTATATTTTTGAATATGCGGAGGAGCACGGATTTCAACGCGAAAAAATTGAGAGACCTCTATTTGACACAGATACGGTACATGTAAAAAACTTGATTACGTTTAACCAAATTTCAGAGTTGGTAGACGTTTCAGTGGAAGAATTACAAATTCTTAATCCATCTTACAAATTGGATATTATACCCTATGTTGAAGGCAAGAACTATGTGCTTCGATTGCCAAGAGAGGCTATGGGAAAATTCGTGACCAATGAATCGGCTATCTATGCACATGTAAAATCGGAACTGGAAACGGAGGAAAAGCCATTGCCAGAATTGATAAAGGCACAGGATAAGATTGTTTACAGGGTTAGAAGTGGCGATTATTTAGGCAGGATCGCCGAAAGACATGGGGTTGGAGTAAGCCAAATAAAACAATGGAACGGCCTCAGGGGCAATACTCTTAGAATAGGACAGCGCCTCACGATCTATGCAAAAAACCCAGTTGCTTCAAGTACTTCTAGAACCTCCTCTTCATCATCAAATAGTTCAACAAAAGCAGCAATAGCAAGCGGTACAAAGGTACATACCGTAAAGAGTGGAGATTCTCTTTGGACCATATCCAAAAAATATCCTGGAATTACCATTGAAAATTTACGAGAATGGAACGGTATTAGAGGGAATGATATTAAAATTGGCGCAAAAATAAAATTGTGCAATTGTTAA
- a CDS encoding phosphoglycerate kinase produces the protein MKTINDFNFKDKKALIRVDFNVPLDTDFNVTDSNRIEAAKPTIIKVLEDGGSAVLMSHYGRPNGKPNADMSLGHILDKVSEIIGVKVKFVSDCIGEEAEKAVAELKNGEVLLLENLRFHAEEEKGDRDFAEKLSKLGDIYVNDAFGTAHRAHASTTVVAQFFKGEKCFGSLMAKEIEAIEKVMRTGEKPVTAILGGSKVSSKITIIENILSKVDHLIIGGGMTYTFVKAKGGKVGDSICEDDKMDLALDILKQAEAKGVKVHIPVDVLAADSFSNDANTKIVDVETIPEGWQGLDAGPKTLANFKEVVLNSKTILWNGPIGVFEMESFAKGTIAIGNYIDEATSKGAFSLVGGGDSVAAVKQFGFEQKVSYVSTGGGAMLESLEGKVLPGIAAILED, from the coding sequence ATGAAAACTATAAACGATTTTAATTTTAAAGATAAAAAAGCCCTAATCCGTGTTGATTTCAATGTCCCGTTGGATACAGATTTTAATGTAACGGATTCCAATAGGATAGAAGCAGCAAAACCTACGATCATCAAAGTTTTGGAAGATGGCGGTAGTGCTGTTTTAATGAGCCATTATGGAAGACCAAATGGAAAGCCAAATGCTGATATGTCCTTGGGTCATATTTTGGATAAGGTTTCTGAAATTATTGGCGTTAAGGTAAAATTTGTCAGTGATTGTATTGGTGAGGAAGCCGAGAAAGCAGTTGCCGAACTTAAAAATGGGGAAGTATTACTGTTGGAAAATCTTCGTTTTCATGCCGAAGAGGAAAAAGGGGATCGTGATTTTGCAGAAAAGCTTTCGAAATTAGGTGACATCTACGTGAACGATGCCTTTGGAACAGCTCACAGGGCACATGCCTCTACAACAGTTGTTGCTCAATTTTTTAAAGGGGAGAAATGTTTTGGGAGTTTAATGGCCAAAGAAATTGAAGCGATAGAAAAAGTGATGCGTACAGGAGAGAAGCCAGTAACCGCCATTTTAGGAGGTTCCAAAGTTTCTTCCAAAATTACAATCATAGAAAACATCTTGAGCAAGGTAGACCATTTGATTATTGGTGGTGGTATGACCTATACTTTTGTTAAAGCAAAAGGTGGGAAAGTAGGGGATTCCATTTGTGAGGATGATAAGATGGATCTGGCTTTGGATATTTTAAAGCAGGCCGAAGCAAAAGGCGTAAAAGTACATATCCCGGTTGATGTTTTGGCGGCTGACAGTTTTAGCAACGATGCCAACACTAAAATTGTGGATGTAGAGACAATCCCCGAAGGATGGCAAGGCTTGGACGCAGGTCCAAAAACGTTGGCCAACTTTAAAGAGGTTGTTTTGAACAGTAAGACCATTTTATGGAATGGGCCTATAGGGGTTTTTGAGATGGAAAGTTTTGCCAAAGGAACCATAGCAATAGGTAATTATATAGATGAGGCCACCAGTAAAGGTGCATTTTCCTTAGTAGGGGGTGGAGATTCTGTTGCGGCCGTAAAGCAATTTGGATTTGAGCAAAAAGTAAGTTATGTTTCTACCGGTGGTGGTGCAATGTTGGAAAGTTTGGAAGGGAAGGTTTTGCCTGGAATTGCAGCAATATTGGAGGACTAA
- a CDS encoding DNA polymerase III subunit has translation MLFNDILGLSHIKKHLTLSADAGRIPHAQLFVGKEGCGTLPMAIAYAQYVICANTQGENIGENAACNAKCNSISHPDVHFAFPVSNSDKVKSHAVSNHYMEEWREFLNEQPYGNLFDWYRLIGIEKKQGMIGVDEAQEVVKKLALKSYEGGYKVMIIWMADRMNNSAANKLLKLIEEPPAKTVFILITEEEEQIIQTIRSRCQVLHFPPLAEEVIAQGLVEKGLTKEEALRISHESNGNFNKALDLMNKDSEDLVFERWFVQWVRSAFKAKGNKAAIHDLILWSEEVAKTGRETQKKFLLYCLAVMRQAMLTNYSVSDLTFMKIHVEGFQLAKFAPFIHENNILQITQELEDAIYHIERNGNSKIILTDLSIKLTRLLHKKAA, from the coding sequence ATGCTTTTTAATGACATTTTAGGATTATCCCATATCAAAAAACATTTGACCCTCAGTGCCGATGCGGGCCGCATTCCGCATGCACAGTTATTTGTAGGCAAGGAAGGCTGTGGAACATTGCCCATGGCCATAGCGTATGCGCAATACGTCATCTGTGCCAATACACAAGGGGAGAACATAGGGGAAAATGCAGCCTGTAACGCAAAATGTAATTCCATTTCCCATCCCGATGTTCATTTTGCTTTTCCTGTATCCAACAGCGATAAGGTAAAGAGTCATGCCGTTAGCAACCATTATATGGAGGAGTGGCGGGAGTTTCTAAACGAACAGCCCTATGGCAACCTCTTCGATTGGTACCGACTAATAGGCATAGAAAAAAAACAGGGCATGATAGGGGTGGACGAGGCACAGGAAGTGGTAAAAAAACTCGCCCTAAAATCTTATGAAGGCGGTTATAAGGTCATGATTATTTGGATGGCCGATAGAATGAACAATTCAGCGGCCAATAAACTGTTGAAACTAATTGAAGAACCCCCTGCAAAGACCGTTTTTATTCTGATTACAGAAGAGGAGGAGCAAATTATCCAGACCATACGTTCCAGATGCCAGGTGCTTCACTTTCCTCCCTTGGCCGAAGAGGTTATTGCCCAAGGACTGGTGGAAAAGGGGCTTACCAAGGAAGAAGCCTTGCGGATTTCTCATGAATCGAATGGGAATTTTAACAAGGCATTGGATTTGATGAACAAAGATTCAGAAGATCTGGTGTTTGAAAGATGGTTTGTTCAGTGGGTGAGGAGTGCTTTTAAGGCCAAAGGTAACAAGGCTGCTATACATGACCTTATCCTATGGAGCGAGGAGGTGGCCAAAACTGGTAGGGAAACACAAAAGAAATTTTTGTTGTACTGCCTAGCGGTGATGAGACAGGCCATGCTTACCAATTACAGTGTATCTGACCTTACCTTTATGAAAATCCATGTGGAGGGCTTCCAATTGGCAAAATTTGCCCCTTTTATTCATGAAAACAATATTCTACAGATTACCCAGGAACTGGAAGATGCCATCTATCATATAGAGCGCAACGGAAACTCTAAAATAATACTGACAGATCTATCTATAAAACTTACGCGATTACTTCATAAAAAGGCCGCATAA
- the folB gene encoding dihydroneopterin aldolase has translation MGKVKLSNIKAYAHHGCLEEEAIIGSDYRVDLEVKTDLTKASQSDNLVDTVDYVHLNRIVKEEMKVRSKLLEHVAKRIIDRVFSELPTVEEVEISVSKINPPIGGDVEMVSINLQRTR, from the coding sequence GTGGGGAAAGTAAAATTAAGTAACATCAAAGCTTATGCACACCATGGCTGCCTCGAAGAAGAAGCAATCATAGGAAGCGATTACCGAGTGGATCTTGAAGTGAAAACCGATCTGACCAAAGCTTCACAATCAGACAATTTAGTGGATACCGTAGATTATGTGCACCTCAACCGCATTGTAAAGGAGGAGATGAAGGTAAGGTCCAAGTTATTGGAACATGTGGCAAAACGGATTATAGATCGCGTTTTTTCAGAACTGCCAACGGTAGAAGAGGTGGAAATTTCTGTTTCCAAAATTAATCCGCCAATAGGTGGGGATGTGGAAATGGTATCGATAAACTTGCAAAGAACTCGTTGA
- a CDS encoding PorP/SprF family type IX secretion system membrane protein — MRNTVLTLVLLFVALTSKGQELTLPQLSQYLADNPFVISPTYSGIGDHIKIRINGLTQWVGIKDAPDTQSLAADARVGEKSGIGMLLYNDSNGETKQRGARLSFAHHLTLDRYDDEFLSFGISYNFNQFRIDIENFRDNNDASVTDDRSTTNHNFDVGLLYRKDKFYLSANASNLLDKDLTKFNPVFEPNRLRNYYIYTGYRYKKSKNSDMEIEPSVFYQYFESDGRSVTDLNVKFRWYDFEDYYYAGVNYRFLNDQIGNPLYIAPIFGLKKNNFYFGYSYQVILNEIIGFSSGTHVVTLGVDLFQGLSNCRCMY, encoded by the coding sequence ATGCGAAATACGGTGTTAACCCTAGTGTTGCTTTTTGTTGCACTGACCTCCAAAGGACAGGAGTTGACCCTACCCCAGCTTTCCCAATATTTGGCTGATAACCCATTTGTAATATCACCTACCTATTCAGGGATTGGGGATCATATCAAGATAAGGATCAATGGGCTTACCCAATGGGTAGGTATCAAGGATGCCCCGGATACCCAATCTTTGGCGGCGGATGCCAGGGTAGGGGAAAAATCGGGTATAGGAATGCTCTTGTACAATGACAGCAACGGGGAGACCAAACAAAGGGGAGCGAGACTTTCTTTTGCACACCATTTGACCTTGGACCGTTATGATGATGAGTTTTTATCTTTCGGTATTTCCTATAATTTCAATCAGTTTCGAATAGATATTGAAAATTTTAGGGACAACAATGATGCATCTGTTACCGACGATAGGTCAACCACGAATCATAACTTCGATGTAGGTCTTCTTTACCGTAAAGATAAATTTTACCTAAGTGCAAATGCCTCTAACCTGCTAGATAAGGATTTAACCAAGTTCAACCCTGTTTTTGAACCCAATAGGCTAAGGAATTATTACATATACACAGGCTACAGATATAAGAAGAGCAAGAACAGTGATATGGAAATAGAACCTTCTGTTTTCTATCAATACTTTGAAAGTGATGGGCGTTCCGTAACAGATTTGAACGTGAAATTCAGATGGTACGATTTTGAGGATTACTATTATGCCGGAGTAAACTATCGATTCTTGAACGATCAGATAGGAAACCCGCTCTACATTGCCCCTATTTTTGGGCTTAAAAAGAATAATTTCTATTTTGGATATTCCTATCAGGTAATCCTTAATGAAATTATAGGCTTTAGTTCAGGTACCCATGTGGTCACCTTGGGGGTAGATCTATTTCAAGGCCTTAGTAATTGTAGGTGTATGTACTAA